The Chaetodon auriga isolate fChaAug3 chromosome 22, fChaAug3.hap1, whole genome shotgun sequence genome contains a region encoding:
- the LOC143315144 gene encoding E3 ubiquitin-protein ligase TRIM39-like codes for MASANSLLCEEQLLCSICLGVFSEPVSTPCGHNYCKTCITGYWASSDLAQCPLCKEKFRQRPQLQVNTGFRDMVEHFNNMGVRGEEDVLPKPGDVPCDICLGPKLKAQKTCLVCLASYCQPHLEPHQRVTSLKKHQLIDPVSNLEDRVCKKHDKMFELFCQVDGVCVCFMCLKDDHATHEAVPLEHEYRERKARLLSATSEITMMENTKSRSIKEIRRSAEQRKKESEEEIADIAEVFAALVASLQRSQAELVELIREKQRAAEKQAEDHVTQLEQEVIELRRKRFQMEQLLQTEDHLRLLQSCPSLCSPAGTGDLFDPLSGSTPPFTLDLSDISPQSYVGLVKKAVAQMEKTLSNEMEMLIHEVRLSDGCEAVTQPDAAEKLMTDEFIKEGWCLPQDKLMMIQQCNAVDVTMDAYTANSRLMVSADGKQLNFGDGRLFFPTLFGRRFIHEPCVLGKDGFSSGRFYYEVQVSGSQSCVLGVVKESINMEMFGCPTPQTGGWTIVKTYNQFEWQYFAHNSPLNLTHWPQTVGVFVDYEKGEVSFYDVDARTLIYSYTGCTFNETRPILKAFLYSMTGTSLSSRPKLYPIFGIYGDFNNTLVITSVARTT; via the coding sequence ATGGCCTCAGCCAACAGCCTCCTGTGTGAAGAGCAGCTCCTGTGTTCAATCTGTCTGGGTGTGTTCTCTGAGCCGGTCTCCACTCCGTGTGGACACAACTACTGCAAGACATGTATCACAGGGTACTGGGCCAGCAGTGACCTGGCACAGTGTCCCCTCTGCAAGGAGAAGTTCAGACAAAGGCCGCAGCTCCAGGTCAACACGGGCTTCAGAGACATGGTGGAGCATTTCAACAACATGGGGGTGAGGGGTGAAGAAGACGTCCTCCCCAAACCGGGGGACGTGCCTTGTGACATCTGTCTCGGGCCGAAGCTCAAGGCCCAGAAGACGTGCTTGGTGTGTTTGGCGTCATACTGTCAGCCCCACCTGGAGCCTCACCAGAGGGTCACGAGCCTTAAGAAGCACCAGCTGATCGACCCTGTGTCAAACCTGGAGGACAGGGTGTGTAAGAAGCACGACAAGATGTTCGAGCTCTTCTGTCAGGTAGAcggggtgtgtgtttgtttcatgtgctTGAAGGACGACCACGCGACGCATGAAGCCGTCCCGTTAGAGCACGAGTACAGGGAGAGGAAGGCCCGGCTGCTCAGTGCGACATCCGAGATAACAATGATGGAAAACACCAAATCCAGGAGTATTAAGGAAATCAGGCGCTCAGCCgaacagaggaagaaggagtCAGAGGAAGAGATAGCAGACATTGCTGAGGTCTTCGCCGCGCTTGTGGCCTCTCTGCAAAGAAGCCAGGCTGAGCTGGTCGAGCTGATCCGGGAGAAGCAGAGAGCGGCAGAGAAGCAGGCTGAGGATCACGTGACACAGCTGGAACAAGAAGTCATTGAGTTGAGGAGGAAAAGATTCCAAATGGAGCAGCTTTTACAAACAGAGGACCACCTCCGCCTCCTGCAGAGctgtccgtctctctgctctcctgcaggcACTGGGGACCTCTTTGACCCTCTGTCCGGCTCCACCCCTCCATTTACGTTAGACCTCTCTGACATCAGTCCACAGAGTTACGTGGGGCTGGTGAAGAAAGCAGTGGCTCAGATGGAGAAGACACTGAGCAATGAGATGGAGATGCTCATCCATGAAGTCAGGCTGTCTGACGGCTGTGAGGCCGTTACGCAACCAGATGCAGCCGAGAAGCTAATGACAGACGAGTTTATTAAAGAGGGCTGGTGTCTGCCTCAGGACAAGCTGATGATGATCCAGCAGTGCAATGCGGTGGATGTAACTATGGACGCCTACACTGCCAATTCCAGACTCATGGTGTCTGCGGATGGGAAGCAACTGAATTTTGGCGACGGCCGGCTGTTTTTTCCCACTTTGTTTGGGAGAAGATTCATACATGAACCCTGTGTCCTTGGGAAAGATGGTTTTTCCTCGGGCAGGTTCTACTATGAGGTTCAGGTCAGTGGGAGTCAAAGCTGTGTCTTGGGGGTGGTCAAAGAGTCCATTAACATGGAGATGTTTGGCTGTCCTACCCCTCAGACGGGAGGCTGGACGATTGTTAAAACGTACAACCAGTTTGAATGGCAATATTTTGCTCACAACTCTCCCCTGAACTTGACGCACTGGCCCCAGACAGTCGGCGTGTTTGTTGACTATGAGAAGGGAGAGGTCTCCTTCTATGACGTGGATGCCAGGACTCTGATCTACTCCTACACAGGATGTACCTTCAATGAGACCAGGCCAATACTGAAAGCTTTCCTCTATTCTATGACTGGCACTTCCTTGAGCAGCAGACCAAAGCTCTACCCTATTTTTGGTATCTATGGAGATTTTAACAACACACTCGTTATCACTTCTGTGGCCCGCACAACTTAA